In Raphanus sativus cultivar WK10039 unplaced genomic scaffold, ASM80110v3 Scaffold0540, whole genome shotgun sequence, one DNA window encodes the following:
- the LOC130502399 gene encoding uncharacterized protein LOC130502399, protein MEQPNRGDEPHAERRNRPNREEDQSQSEEDDSSDSEPPDRDAYRPVRGGRGGRREYRVQGDGSPVNPDAYIEWERRMEYIFNYYLYSEARKITLAAAQLTENALAWWDREVAEAGRVYRVETWNEMRSKLRTRYIPTYYQRDLLKRFRKLSQGTKSVEEYFEEFEALRNKLKTRDPDETLMVQFLDGLQDRIARKVERQPYENFNDLLHFAIQVEQHIKRKNVSTARSKTTWPPAGSKGKSIEVENQFKKNQSELSKTGQSDQLKSQAQTQWTRDITCFKCQGKGHYARDCPNKRVMVLKADGEYESQDEAEVETEASDEELVDYPETDGGSCTNVASKYLVDKLGLIKTPHPRPYRLKWLNDETELKLAEQVVVSFSIGRYHDQVKCDVVPMQAGHILLGRQAGHHGRTNVYSFCHNNKKHNLAPLSPQEVHDMQKSMDQAGKVLLMVFKESCFAGFEAQELPGEMQDLMEKYKDVFPDDIPAGLPPIRGIEHQIDLVPGAPLPDRAAYRVNPEEAKELERQVQDLMDKGYIRESLSHCAVSVLLMPKKDGTWRMSGYHQVRMKEGYEWKTAFKMKQGLYEWLVMPFGLTNALSTFMRLMNESELIRACLSCRTGAEGIGGQKVDEEKIKAIQDWPTPTTIGHVRSFHGLASFYRRFVKDFSTIAAPMTSVIKKNVSFTWGPAKEESLPNFDKTYEIECDASDHETLKHLRGQTALKKRHARWLEFVETFPYVIKYKKGKDNVVADALSRRHTLISTMEAKIMGFEYIKDSYVTDPYFQEVFRKTTKRAAGPYYQQEGFLFKEKKLCIPQGSMRELLVREAHGGGLMGHFGRDKTLSVLTDHFFWPNMRKDVGNLCTKCIVCLKTKSRFSKMAHSACNTTNDATQIAHLFFKEV, encoded by the exons ATGGAACAGCCCAACCGAGGTGATGAGCCGCATGCTGAGAGGAGGAACCGACCCAACCGAGAGGAGGACCAATCCCAATCTGAGGAGGATGATAGTTCTGACTCTGAGCCACCCGACCGTGACGCATACCGACCAGTCCGTGGAGGGCGAGGCGGCCGGCGAGAGTACCGGGTCCAAGGCGATGGGAGTCCG GTCAATCCGGATGCTTACATTGAGTGGGAAAGGCGCATGGAGTACATCTTTAACTACTACCTGTACTCCGAGGCTAGGAAGATCACCTTAGCTGCCGCCCAACTGACTGAGAATGCTCTGGCCTGGTGGGATAGAGAAGTTGCTGAGGCAGGCCGAGTCTATAGAGTTGAGACTTGGAACGAGATGCGATCCAAGCTTCGCACCAGGTACATTCCAACTTATTACCAAAGGGACTTACTAAAACGTTTTCGAAAGTTGTCTCAAGGTACTAAGTCAGTGGAGGAATACTTTGAAGAGTTCGAGGCTCTTAGGAACAAGCTCAAGACACGTGATCCAGATGAGACGCTGATGGTTCAGTTCCTTGATGGGTTACAAGACCGTATTGCTCGTAAAGTGGAGAGGCAGCCGTATGAGAACTTTAATGATCTCCTTCACTTTGCCATCCAGGTGGAACAGCACATCAAGAGGAAGAATGTGTCCACGGCCAGGAGTAAGACCACTTGGCCTCCAGCCGGTTCCAAGGGCAAATCCATAGAAGTGGAGAACCAGTTCAAGAAGAACCAATCTGAGCTGTCCAAGACTGGTCAATCCGACCAACTTAAGTCTCAAGCTCAAACTCAATGGACCCGTGACATTACTTGTTTTAAATGTCAGGGAAAAGGACATTATGCTAGAGATTGTCCAAACAAGAGAGTGATGGTCCTTAAGGCCGATGGTGAGTATGAATCTCAAGATGAGGCCGAGGTGGAGACGGAGGCATCTGATGAGGAATTGGTCGATTATCCGGAGACTG ATGGTGGTTCTTGTACTAATGTGGCCAGTAAGTATcttgttgataagctaggtttgATCAAGACTCCACACCCGCGACCATACCGACTCAAGTGGCTCAATGATGAGACCGAGCTCAAGCTAGCTGAGCAAGTTGTTGTGTCTTTTAGTATTGGCAGGTACCATGACCAGGTGAAGTGTGATGTTGTTCCCATGCAAGCCGGCCACATACTTCTTGGCAGGCAGGCCGGCCACCATGGTCGGACCAATGTCTACAGCTTCTGCCATAACAACAAGAAGCACAACCTAGCTCCCCTTAGTCCACAAGAAGTCCATGATATGCAGAAATCAATGGACCAGGCTGGAAAG GTGCTGCTAATGGTCTTTAAGGAAAgttgttttgcaggttttgaAGCTCAAGAGCTACCTGGCGAGATGCAAGACCTCATGGAGAAGTACAAGGACGTCTTCCCTGATGATATACCAGCCGGATTACCCCCTATCCGCGGCATTGAGCACCAGATCGACCTTGTACCAGGCGCACCACTGCCCGACCGAGCCGCTTACCGAGTTAATCCTGaagaggccaaggagttggagaggcAGGTCCAAGACCTCATGGACAAGGGCTATATCCGTGAAAGCCTAAGTCATTGTGCGGTCTCGGTCCTATTGATGCCTAAGAAGGACGGAacatggcgcat GAGTGGATACCACCAAGTTCGTATGAAGGAAGGTTATGAGTGGAAAACCGCCTTCAAGATGAAACAAGGTTTGTACGAGTGgcttgtgatgccatttggccTTACCAACGCCCTCAGCACATTCATGAGGCTTATGAACGAG TCAGAGCTTATCCGAGCATGTTTATCATGTAGAACAGGTGCTGAAGGCATTGGG ggacaGAAGGtcgatgaagaaaagatcaaggCGATCCAAGACTGGCCAACTCCGACCACAATCGGCCATGTCCGCAGTTTCCATGGTCTGGCCAGCTTCTATCGACGGTTTGTCAAGGATTTCAGTACCATTGCTGCCCCAATGACatctgtgatcaagaagaatgtatccTTTACTTGGGGTCCTGCCAAAGAAGAGTCTCTACCTAACTTCGATAAAACCtatgagattgaatgtgatgcatcag atcatgagactCTTAAACACTTGAGAGGTCAGACCGCACTCAAGAAGAGGCACGCCAGATGGTTAGAGTTTGTGGAGACTTTCCCTTATGTGATTAAGTACAAGAAGGGCAAAGACAATGTGGTGGCCGATGCTCTGTCCCGGAGACACACTCTTATCTCCACCATGGAAGCTAAGATCATGGGTTTTGAGTATATTAAGGATTCTTATGTTACTGACCCTTATTTTCAAGAAGTTTTCAGGAAAACCACCAAGAGGGCAGCCGGCCCCTACTATCAACAAGAAGGTTTCTTGTTCAAGGAAAAGAAGTTATGCATTCCCCAAGGGTCCATGCGGGAATTGCTGGTTCGGGAGGCCCATGGTGGCGgcctcatgggacattttggtagaGATAAAACTCTAAGTGTCCTAACCGACCATTTCTTTTGGCCGAACATGAGGAAGGACGTTGGGAACTTGTGCACCAAGTGCATTGTCTGCCTTAAGACAAAATCCAG gttctccaagatggctcaCTCTGCTTGTAACACAACCAATGATGCCACTCAAATCGCCCACCTGTTCTTTAAGGAGGTG